A region of the Lycium barbarum isolate Lr01 chromosome 1, ASM1917538v2, whole genome shotgun sequence genome:
gctacgaaatgtaaataCATAAAATGTAGCTACGGATTGTTAAAAACTCTTAAAAGGTAGTGGTTTATGTAAGTTGCCCTAGTTTTTAAGGGTATAAGTGGCCCACTTTTTAGACGGCGGGGTATAAGTGGCCCGTTTTTTAGACTAAGGTATATTTGATCCCATTTGCAAACGGAGGGTATAGTTGCTCCATTTTCGATAGTTGAGGGGAAAATTTGGCCTTTTCCCCCTTTCTAAATACGATGTACTCAGTCAATGAATAACTATTgtagaaaattaaagaaaataatacCTTCAGAAACAAAAAGGAAAAGTACAATCTTTACACATATACGGTAACTACAAGTAGCAATCACCAGAATGGAGTCAGCCTACCAAGGTGCTGAACCTCCATAGGTATCATTTTGCACAGAACTATGAGCCTCAGTTGTCCAGAACTGTGTTTCATCTTGGATAGCCCATAATTTTGTGCTTTCATCATAGTCGGTGCCATCCTCGAAACCAAAATCTCCATCATCCCCTGAATTATAATCTTCAACTTCAAACAATTTATCTAAACCATCAGAGTGTTCAAAGTAGTCGTTGTCTTCAACTTCATCCGTTTGATTGAaatactcattcacattatcacCTTTTGCAAAAGCCttccttctttctcttctaatttgCTTCCCTTTCCTAACAAGTTTCATCAACTCATCTTTCACGACCAGCATTTCATCCCTCTCCAAAAGTTTGCCTCTATCATCATATCCTTCTACTAGAAAGACAGAATCTCTCTGACCCTTCATACTCACATAGAACAACTCAGGATGCCTGATCAGCATAGCCCTTAATCTGTTTGGCAACCCAAACTCCTTTCTAAAATGTGTCAAGTGATCAACCAAAGTCCTCTTCTCCACCATCATCCCCAAAACTTCTCTCACAACTCCACAAGCCCTCTTCTCAGCATTAATCGACCCTTTATAGAAATCGTTCACTTTTGTCCTATAAGGACACACATCCGGTAATTCTTTAAACTTTATAAGATACTCCTCATGCCGTCTCTTCAAATTAAGTCCCCTTCGAAGTTTTAAATGCTTGAACTTTAATGGCCTATCTACAATCAATCCAAGTGAAACATGGTCAACTTCAGGAGATGGTAAAGCATTCGCCGGAGCTGGATCACAAGAAACAAGCTCAAGAGAAGGACCATACGAAGTGTCCACAACACGAAACATATGAGGGTAGTCATTGCATAGGCGAGAGCGGAAATTAACATGCAAACCAAGATCAGGCGCAATGTGAACTATCTTGGACAGCAATAGCCTATGATGCGTCGTAAGCATTAAAAGCTTCTGTAACTTGGCGGCCAAGACAACTGACGAACCCGATTTCAGTTCCATTTCTTTACGAAAGAGGGCAGCAGCAGCGGGAGTGAGTCGAACACAGAGCTGAGAAAGTGGTTTCGTGGCGTTGAAAGGTGTTGGGGGTGTTGATATAGTGAAGAGCTCAAAGATTGTTGGATAACGATGAATCATCGAAAGGATAGAACGAGGTTTTGAAAGGGTCAAATAGCCACGACATTTTGAGAGAACATTTATTGGCATGAAATGCTTTGGTTTTGAAAGTAGCAGTGTTTTGAGCTTCTGAACGAATCTAATATTGTTGTTCTTGACAACATGTTTGTCCAATTTTTGATCTCGGACCAATTTGTGAGGTCCTGGATTAGAGCAAGTAATAGAAGTAGTCACATGTTTCTTGGTGAATTTACAGAAATGTTGGTCTCTGCTTTTACTGGGTAAGAAATCTGAGTGGAACGGGAAAATGCTTTGGAGTTGGATTTTAACTGGTAAAGTGAGCATCATTTGTATGGGAAAATGATCAAACAGTTGGTGTGCACTCTCTAAAAATTCCCCAAACTCACAGCTCATGATTTCCCATCATAAATGTTTCAGCATAATGAAGACACTTTGGATGGAAATGAACATGAGATATTCCCTATTTGAACTTACTGGAAATAAGGAGAAGCTTAGAGTAGATTTTGATAGATTTTGGAACAAGCTTTGCTTGTCTACGAGGATGACCCTTCTAAAAGAAAGGACAGTCTTTtttaaaaagaagagaaaataaaaGGTAAGAAGCCTGAAAATATCTTTTCAACTTAAACATAAATATTTCATTGAGAGAGAAAAATGTATTAAATATAAGGAATAATTTCGGAAATCTCCTTCTAGGTTTTGATGAATAATACTAATCTTACTTATGATTTAtgatattattattatgtttgtctttcttattttgattttttgtaataattttttaatttatttattttgatgtAAGAAAAATTATAAGTTGACTAATTCTCCATTTTTAACATTAAAATCTTTTAATTGATCAAattaataaatattatatttacagATTCGTTAAAAATGGAAAGGTATTTCGTTCGCCTTTGTTTTTTGGGAAAAAGGTCAAAATATCCTACTATTTTCGTTTATTAGTTAAGTTTGTCCCTCGTTATACTATCGGGCTAATAGTACCCCTGTCGTTGCTAGACTTACCAAA
Encoded here:
- the LOC132636218 gene encoding protein WHAT'S THIS FACTOR 1, chloroplastic; protein product: MSCEFGEFLESAHQLFDHFPIQMMLTLPVKIQLQSIFPFHSDFLPSKSRDQHFCKFTKKHVTTSITCSNPGPHKLVRDQKLDKHVVKNNNIRFVQKLKTLLLSKPKHFMPINVLSKCRGYLTLSKPRSILSMIHRYPTIFELFTISTPPTPFNATKPLSQLCVRLTPAAAALFRKEMELKSGSSVVLAAKLQKLLMLTTHHRLLLSKIVHIAPDLGLHVNFRSRLCNDYPHMFRVVDTSYGPSLELVSCDPAPANALPSPEVDHVSLGLIVDRPLKFKHLKLRRGLNLKRRHEEYLIKFKELPDVCPYRTKVNDFYKGSINAEKRACGVVREVLGMMVEKRTLVDHLTHFRKEFGLPNRLRAMLIRHPELFYVSMKGQRDSVFLVEGYDDRGKLLERDEMLVVKDELMKLVRKGKQIRRERRKAFAKGDNVNEYFNQTDEVEDNDYFEHSDGLDKLFEVEDYNSGDDGDFGFEDGTDYDESTKLWAIQDETQFWTTEAHSSVQNDTYGGSAPW